Below is a genomic region from Leptospira meyeri.
CGATTCAAATTCCTTAGCTTTAACAAGTAAATCAATATCTTCGGAAAATCGATCGATTATTTTGAAACCTTTAGAAAGAGATGTACCTCCTTTCATGCTAAACTGGAATCCTGATTCCGATAAAGAATAAAGAACATGCATAATCCAATAGTCCTTTTCGACCAATGGAACGGGAATGTCCTGCTCATTTGAAACGATTCTTAGGAGTGATTCCCATTCTGGATCATTATGGAGGAAAAATTTATTCATAATTCTCCAGAAGACTATCTATCATTTTCCTAACAGCTACTTTACCGAAAACTTTTGCATATCTTTTGAGCTTTGCAATGTTCAAGTTATCAATTAGGTTCTTGATTTTATTTTCTAAATCCAAGGCTTCTTCCGCTAATTTTTTCCTTTCGTTTAGATACTCTATTAATAAGAATTCTCGGTCAACTTCTAGTGGATAACCGTTTCTTCTTTTGAAATATAGTTTATCGGAACCTAACTTGAAGTGTCCATGTCGTTTATGATTGTAGACGACCATTTCTTTGTACAACTGCGTCAAGCCTAAACCAAGACTGTTAAATTTATTATATTCAACGATCAAGAAGTCGTTTGTATTTAAGAACTTTTTTACAAGCTCTTTAGTCGCAACTGGTACTTCTCCAAATTTACTCGTTCCCAGACGAGAATAGAGACCGTTTCGCTCCTTCTTTACATAACCCATTTTGACGAGCTTCTTCAACTCCCGATCCACACTCGGAGAGTACGTAACTAGTTCACCTCTCCTGTAAGAATGCCCTGGCTTGAGATGTCGTTTTAGCTCTACGATAGACATATCTTGATTTTCGTAAATTTCGAGTCATATGTCAAATATTTTACAAAATATTTTGCCACTTTCAATGCTAGAATCAATGATCACGAGCCAGATTTCAATAAAACTAGCGAAATTTTGGGTAGTTTAAGCCCAAAATGAAGGATTTAGGGGCATTAACTAGGATTGGAATGGATACTTTTTCCTAAATTCTTTAATTGAAGCTGGAAAAATCGAAAGAATGTAAAGGTGACACCAAGAGACATCGGAATAGTCAAAAAGCTCCGCAAAGTCCCCTCCTCCGTTCTGGTAGAAAAGTAACATATGAATGATTATGTTATTTTTTTACTCGAAGGCAATTTTTCTTAGAGACACAGAAATTGGTCCACTTTGGATTTGATCCTGAATGGACCGTAAAACAAACGCTACATATACATATAATAACCCACAATCCCTACCCCAGTCTTACGAAGGTGTGTTGAAGCAATTTTTACAATTTCAAACTCAGAATTCCCTACCATTGAATACTGACACTATAAGGAGATTCATCAATCTTCCTAAAATAAAGGGAAATGGTGAGTATTCCGAAGCTTCCAAAGCATTCCGCAAATGTGCAGTTTTTGTAGCCTTGAAACAAATTACTCACGATACAAGAGTAAAAGCCTATTTAACCGAAGAATCAAAAATGATCAAGGTGGCTAAAGTTCACAGGGCTATTTATAAAGAAAAAATTCTATCTTGGGAGGAAATTCATAAACTGATATTCAAGTCGAAATTGTTGGATAAAGGAAAGGATAATAAGTATCATCGGTTGTCTTTAATTATAGAAACCCTAGCTATGACTGGAATGAGGATTTCGGAGTTAATCAATATAAAACTGAAAGATTGCTTAATAGATGGTGAGAAAGTTTATATCAATATAATTGGTAAAGGAAACAAACCCAGACGAATTTTTCTTAGCGTAAACCTACTCTCACGCATAAAAAGAGAATTCAATTCGGAAGCTCTATTGTTTCTTTCGAAGCAGAGAAAGAAGTATAATAGATCATATTTACAGAAAGAAATTAATCTTTTAGGTAAACTATTACTTTCTAAAAACCATGTTACTTGTCATACTTTCAGACACAGCTTTGCTACTAGGGAAATAAAACGACTAGGTTGCACTCGACCAGTACAACTATACTTGGGACACGCTAGTTCAATAATTACTGAGATGTATAATCACACAACTCTTGAGTATGAAGATTTATTCGGATGTTGAATCCAGATATTCTCGCTTATTGAGCTAATCCAAATACGATTATATGAATATTTTGCCTAAAAAAATCTAACATATTTTTTTCAATAAACCCAGCTTGGTCAATGCTTCCAGCTAATTTTCAGACATAAATCGCTCAAATTTAGAATAGAATTTATATAAAACACTATGTTAGTATCTAAATTTAAATGAACTTGTCTGGATTTTTTATTATATAAATCTCAAAATAATTGGAAATTTTTCTCTTATGATCTCCGCTTTTTCTATTACAGTTCAAAGCATCAATTAATCCATATTTTTCTAGTCTCTTTCCTGTCTGTTCATCAAAATCGTCAACAAATCCTGAACGCTGCCAATCTCTTAAAAATTCTCTATATTTATCACCATGGATTAATTTTATAAAATATCTAATACTTGATTCTCTACATCTCTTCATGAATAATTTCCTCGTACTTTATATTAGTTACACTCTCGGAAATATTTTTCACAAAATTGGATTGAATATGCATTGAAAGCTATGCATGAATGGTAACTTAAAAATTGTTTTCTAAAAACTTGCCATTATGATATCCCTAAGTCGCTCTGTATTCTTAATTCTTAAACCAAATACAATAGGGATTCCTCGGGAAGCAACTGATCTAAACCAAATTGTAATGAATTACACTTAACAAATTTGTTATTTTAATTTTGCTCAAAAAAGAATGAATTACTAAGGTACTCGATAAAGTCCAGTTTTCGGCTTATATTTAAAAAGTTCTGTATTAAGCCTCTTATGAACTATTTTCATCCACCACTTTTCTAAACGAAAATCATTGCTTTCTGAATAAAATTTGGTATATTATTTCACTCATACTTATCTTCAGAAAAAAAATGCTATAAAAAATAGGAGAAGCAGAGATGTTTTCAAAATTATTCATTTACCAAACAGGATTATAATCCAAGTGAATTTTCATTAGTTATGTCGCTGGGAATTTTTAAAAAGCGTCAAATCAGGCTATAACCAGATTATATTAGTACATTCGGATAAACTACATACTCTATTTTAGTGCAACTATCATACGTTACACATTTCTCTGGTTTCTAAAAATTTATTTTTGACAGATTTGATGCAAAAAATATTCTAATTTTGAGCGGCAATCGCCGTAGGACGCATCCTCTGAATGCTCCCATTCACCTTGGAACCATAGGCTCCCCTAGAATGAAAATTAAAATTCATCAAGAAGGGGCGAAGCTATGCAACAATCAAGAGCCATTCGATTCTTTGAAATCGAGACAAATGTTAATAATCCCGATTATATCAGATTTCTGGGTATCGATTATCTGAATCGTTACTTAAACATCCATACGAGATAGACCTCGACTGGAAAAAGAAACCGATCCTTATGATACGAGGTATCCATTACTAATTAAATGAACTACATAACTAGTTTAGGAATTTTCATAAAATTTGAATTTTTTTCCGTACTATCGTTTAGATTCGATGAAACGGAGTATATTACATTTCAGAAATTGTTCAGGTAGGATGTCGCCTGAGATAGCGGATTCAGTTGAATTCCAAATTTCTGCAAAAAATGAATTAGGAGTTAATAGTCCGTACTATGTCTACACAGTTTTTCACACCAACCTTTGTAACTAAACATAAAGGCTCTCAAACCATCCCTACCATCCTTCCTAACCAACCTATAGGATTACCTCAAAATACCTCTAGAATAGGCTTAAATACCCTTATACATGAATTTGATAAGGTTAGAATCCAATATCAGGATTTATATTTTCCACTCCAGGTAACAATATCATCAAAAAGATTAACAGCCAATTATCCTCTAAAATTCAATGATCTGTTTTCCATTGTAGATAGAGCAATTAAA
It encodes:
- a CDS encoding tyrosine-type recombinase/integrase produces the protein MDRKTNATYTYNNPQSLPQSYEGVLKQFLQFQTQNSLPLNTDTIRRFINLPKIKGNGEYSEASKAFRKCAVFVALKQITHDTRVKAYLTEESKMIKVAKVHRAIYKEKILSWEEIHKLIFKSKLLDKGKDNKYHRLSLIIETLAMTGMRISELINIKLKDCLIDGEKVYINIIGKGNKPRRIFLSVNLLSRIKREFNSEALLFLSKQRKKYNRSYLQKEINLLGKLLLSKNHVTCHTFRHSFATREIKRLGCTRPVQLYLGHASSIITEMYNHTTLEYEDLFGC